CGTGTTTCTTTCCAGCGGGTGTCTTCACACGTAAGGATGAAGAGCAAACGTTTCTCCCCGCGCGGCTTCCCTTCAGGAGGTTTCTACTCGGTGTGAGATCTTTCATGCCTTCGAAAGGGATTGGGACGACTGAAGGCTTTCCCGCATGCTTTACACTtgtagggtttctctcctgtgtgcaTTCTCACGTGGCCTCGAAAGGTAGTGCGATAAACGAAGGCTTTCCCGCATTCCGTACACTcgtagggtttctctccagtgtgagttttttcatgtgtccggAAGGACGTGTAACAACTGAAGGCTCTTCCGCACTGTTTACACTCGTAGGGCTTCTCTCCCGTGTGAGTCCTTTCATGGATGCGAAAGGAACTGGGGAAATTGAAGGCTTTCCCGCACTCCTTACACTTATAAGGTCCATCTCCCGTGTGCATGATCATGTGCGTTCGAACGCTCGAGGGAGAaatgaaggctttcccacactcttTACACtgatagggtttctctccagtgtgctTTCTCACGTGTCCCTGAAAGGTGGTGCGATAAATGAAGGTCTTCCCGCACTCCTTACACGCGTAGGGTTTCTCCCCTGTGTGAGTCCTCTCGTGGATTCGGAAGGAACTGGGCCAACTGAAGGTTTTCCCACACTGTTTACACTCATAGGGCTTCTCTCCGGTGTGTGTCCTCTCGTGGGAGCGAAAGGAACTGGGGCAAATGAAGGCCTTCCCGCATTCCTTGCATTTGTAAGGCCCGTCGCCGGTGTGCGTGATCATGTGCGTTCGAATGCTTGACAGAGAGGCGAAGGCTTTCCcgcattccttacattcatacgGTTTCTCCCCGGTGTGAATTCTTTCGTGTATTCGCAAACCCAGAGGGGAACTGAAGGTCTTCTCACACTGCTTACACTCGTACTGTTTCTCGGCGGTGTGAGTCCTTTCGTGTCTTCGAAAGGAGCTGGGGCAACTGAGGGCTTTTCCGCACCGCTGACACTCGTAGGGCTTCTCCCCGCTGTGATTCCTTTCGTGTATTCGCAAACCTAGCGGGGACCTGAGGGATTTCCCACACCGTTTACACtgatagggtttctctccagtgtgcgTCCTTTCGTGTGTCCGCAGTGACGTGGAGCAACTGAAGGCCTTCCCGCAGTCCTTACACTTAAAAGGTCCGTCTCCCGTGTGAGTTATCGTGTGTCTTCGAAAAGTTGTGAGCCACGTGAAAGCCTTCCCACATTCCTGACACCcgtagggtttctctccagtgtgagtcCTTTCGTGTCTGTGAACAGATTTGCGGtaactgaaggctttcccacattccttgcACTTATATGGCTTCTCTTCGTACTCATGGTACTCATATGGCCTGTGTCCACTGTGCGATCTGACGTGCCTAGTAAGGGATGAATGAGTCACAAAGACTTTTCCACAC
This sequence is a window from Prionailurus bengalensis isolate Pbe53 chromosome A2, Fcat_Pben_1.1_paternal_pri, whole genome shotgun sequence. Protein-coding genes within it:
- the LOC122486910 gene encoding zinc finger protein 709-like — protein: MDSVTFEDVAVNFTLEEWALLDSSQKKLYRDVMRETFRNVASVEKKWKDHDTEYRCKTQGRKTGSPTVGKPCESKEGRQWEETISQIPDVNLNKKTPSRVKAPEGRQCGETTGQTPDLHLSTKTPSGVKPCDCGVCGKVFVTHSSLTRHVRSHSGHRPYEYHEYEEKPYKCKECGKAFSYRKSVHRHERTHTGEKPYGCQECGKAFTWLTTFRRHTITHTGDGPFKCKDCGKAFSCSTSLRTHERTHTGEKPYQCKRCGKSLRSPLGLRIHERNHSGEKPYECQRCGKALSCPSSFRRHERTHTAEKQYECKQCEKTFSSPLGLRIHERIHTGEKPYECKECGKAFASLSSIRTHMITHTGDGPYKCKECGKAFICPSSFRSHERTHTGEKPYECKQCGKTFSWPSSFRIHERTHTGEKPYACKECGKTFIYRTTFQGHVRKHTGEKPYQCKECGKAFISPSSVRTHMIMHTGDGPYKCKECGKAFNFPSSFRIHERTHTGEKPYECKQCGRAFSCYTSFRTHEKTHTGEKPYECTECGKAFVYRTTFRGHVRMHTGEKPYKCKACGKAFSRPNPFRRHERSHTE